The proteins below are encoded in one region of Candidatus Poribacteria bacterium:
- a CDS encoding type II toxin-antitoxin system PemK/MazF family toxin has product MSNTNPPNPRRGEVWDLNFDPTIGSEIQKIRPAVVINSDGVGHLPIKLVSPITGWQDRFLRNIWHVRIEPSGMNGLTKISAVDTLQIRGVDVKRFISRRGRLSATLRQEITAAIAAIIEHQ; this is encoded by the coding sequence TTGTCGAATACAAATCCACCTAATCCGCGTCGGGGAGAGGTTTGGGATTTAAACTTCGATCCGACGATTGGCTCAGAGATTCAGAAAATCCGTCCTGCTGTAGTTATCAATTCCGATGGCGTGGGACATCTACCTATTAAGTTGGTCTCCCCAATCACCGGTTGGCAAGACCGATTTTTGAGAAACATCTGGCATGTTCGTATCGAGCCTAGTGGTATGAACGGTCTAACAAAAATTTCAGCCGTTGACACACTGCAAATCCGGGGGGTGGATGTGAAACGCTTTATTAGCAGGCGAGGCAGACTCAGCGCAACACTTAGGCAAGAGATTACCGCGGCAATCGCCGCAATTATCGAACACCAATAA
- a CDS encoding helix-turn-helix domain-containing protein: MSTKHDETAKFIAAQKGVSYNQGPGPDIKTPHQIIEVKTADTITDAARQLRGYRGPVYVVGVDAKATGVALEYYKDTTIGVMAASGKILKPSTRKRSSSMNIEKEELATEQSDTAIMLGERLKRFRLARGMSLDDLEAAIDGLVSKQALSKYERGKMQPKVTTLNRIAAALGVKSAQLWGEPACHIEWVAYRKRTRLSKKEQEQLQGFVAEVLEKRIALLERMGERSSLELPIQGFPVHKLDDAEGAALALRQQWELGIDPIANLVGVLEDHFIHIIEVDAIETFDGISAVVRDNDKNVLAAAVATRRGAPGDRHRLNMVHELGHLILKLGEGINAEKAAFRFGAAFLAPAEHLRREVGDKRSHIQLEELLYLKRRYGMSIQAILFRLRDLQIITTSHYKRWCMDINKLGWKKREPIEIPSEKPERFHQQVFRALSEGVIEAREADQLLNATLEIPSPQSLIERRAFLELPTDSRRSLLREQAKRMVEYYQNDPEWHELEGEDLVEYKST; this comes from the coding sequence TTATAATCAGGGACCAGGTCCAGATATCAAAACGCCTCATCAAATCATTGAGGTGAAAACAGCCGACACTATTACAGATGCTGCTCGGCAGCTTCGAGGGTACAGAGGTCCCGTCTACGTAGTTGGAGTGGATGCCAAAGCCACTGGAGTGGCCCTAGAGTACTACAAAGACACAACAATTGGAGTGATGGCTGCTTCCGGTAAAATCCTGAAGCCCTCGACACGCAAAAGATCGTCTTCAATGAACATTGAAAAAGAAGAGCTTGCAACTGAACAAAGCGATACTGCGATCATGCTAGGAGAACGATTGAAAAGATTTAGGCTTGCTCGTGGTATGTCTCTTGACGACCTAGAGGCTGCTATTGATGGACTGGTTAGCAAGCAAGCACTATCAAAATATGAACGCGGGAAGATGCAACCAAAGGTGACGACACTCAATCGAATTGCTGCTGCATTGGGGGTTAAATCCGCTCAATTGTGGGGGGAACCAGCTTGTCATATTGAATGGGTTGCTTATCGAAAGCGCACTCGTTTGAGTAAAAAAGAACAAGAACAGTTACAAGGTTTTGTCGCTGAAGTGTTAGAGAAACGGATCGCGCTACTGGAGCGAATGGGTGAACGGAGCAGCCTCGAACTCCCGATTCAAGGTTTCCCTGTCCACAAACTGGACGACGCCGAAGGTGCCGCCCTCGCGCTTCGCCAGCAGTGGGAACTTGGCATTGACCCGATTGCAAACCTTGTGGGTGTGCTTGAAGATCACTTCATCCACATTATTGAGGTTGATGCCATTGAAACCTTTGATGGCATCTCTGCTGTGGTGCGAGATAATGACAAAAATGTGCTGGCGGCAGCAGTCGCAACGCGCCGAGGCGCACCGGGGGACCGGCATCGACTCAACATGGTGCACGAACTTGGGCATCTGATCCTAAAATTGGGTGAAGGTATTAATGCAGAAAAAGCTGCTTTCCGATTCGGTGCTGCTTTCCTCGCGCCGGCGGAGCACTTGCGCCGGGAAGTTGGTGATAAGCGAAGCCATATTCAACTAGAGGAACTCTTGTACCTCAAGCGGCGTTACGGAATGAGTATTCAAGCAATTCTGTTTCGGTTGAGGGATTTGCAAATTATTACCACCTCCCACTATAAGCGATGGTGCATGGACATTAACAAATTGGGTTGGAAAAAACGAGAACCGATTGAGATACCTTCCGAAAAACCAGAGCGGTTTCATCAGCAAGTGTTTCGTGCGCTTTCCGAAGGAGTAATAGAAGCGCGGGAAGCTGACCAATTGCTTAATGCTACCCTAGAAATTCCTTCACCTCAATCCCTTATTGAGCGTCGTGCTTTCTTGGAACTACCAACAGATTCGAGACGCAGCCTACTGAGAGAACAGGCCAAGCGGATGGTCGAATACTACCAAAACGATCCTGAATGGCACGAACTCGAAGGGGAAGACCTTGTCGAATACAAATCCACCTAA